GGAGGCCGCCTGCACCAGCACCCAGTTCCATCTCCAGGTCAGCCCCGACCAGTTCGCCGACTACTGGAACGCCGCGCAGGTGGTCGCCGGGATCCAGGTGGCGCTCGGGGCGAACTCCCCGCTCTTCTTCGGCCGCGAGCTGTGGCGGGAGACCCGCATCCCGCTGTTCCAGCAGGCCACCGACACCCGGGCCGAGGAGATCAAGGCCCAGGGGGTACGTCCCCGGGTGTGGTTCGGGGAACGCTGGATCACCAGCGTGTTCGACCTGTTCGAGGAGAACGTACGGTATTTTCCCGCCCTGCTGCCGGTCTGCGACCCGGAGGACCCGGCGGCGGCACTGGCCAGCGGTGACGTGCCGAAGCTCGCCGAGTTGAGGCTGCACAACGGCACCGTGTACCGGTGGAACCGGCCGGTCTACGACGTGCTGCGCGGCCGGCCGCACCTGCGGGTGGAGAACCGGGTGCTGCCCGCCGGCCCGACCGTGGTGGACACCATCGCCAACGGCGCGTTCTACTTCGGGCTGGTCCGGGCCCTGGCCGAGGCGGACCGGCCACTGTGGTCGCAGATGTCGTTCAGCGCCGCCGAGGAGAACTTCCTCTCCGGTGCCCGGCACGGCATCGACGCCCACGTCTACTGGCCCGGTCTGGGCTACCTGCCGGTGACCGAGCTGGTGCTACGCCGGCTGCTGCCGCTGGCGCACCACGGTCTGGACCGCTGGGGTCTGGACCCCACCGAGCGGGACCGGCTGCTCGGCATCATCGAGCAGCGCTGCCTGACCGGGCGCAACGGCGCGAGCTGGCAGGTCGCGACCCTGCACCGGCTGGAGTCCGCCGACCACCTGGACCGGCCGTCGGCGCTGCGCGAGGTGGTGCACCACTACGTGGACCTGATGCACACCAACCAGCCGGTGCACCAGTGGCCGATCCCGTGACGGGGCAACGGAAGCGGCCCGGTTAGAGTCCTGCGGGTGGCGACCGACACCGCAGCGATCAACTCCGCCCTGACCCGGCTCCGCGTGGCCGGTGACACCCTGCCCTACCCGGGGGCCTGGCTGGCCGAGCCCCGGAGCGAGCCGTCCGGGGTGGTGCTGGCCGAGGACGAGGGTTTGTCCCGGCTGGTCCTCGATCCGGTCACCGGCACGGTGTCGCTTGTCGACGACGACGGTGCTGACCTGGTGAACTCGTCCCTGGCCGCGTTGGTGGCCTGCGCGGAGGCGTTCCTGGCCGCCCAGTCCTCCGCCGGGGCGATCGACGACGACGAGGCCGACGAGGAGCTGGCGGCACTCGGCGAGCAGCTCACCGAGCAGTTCCGGGAGATCGACCCGCCGGCGGTCGCCCACGAGAACACCCTCTGGTCGGTGGCCGCCGAGGAACTGGGCTACGGCCTGGGCTGAGCCGCCGGCCGGCTGTTCCGAATCCCCCTGCCCCGGCCAGGCAGGGGGGTTCGCGGCGCGCGGACTCCGCCTACCCGACCGGGGGGAGGGAGAAGTCCGCCTCGCCTATGCGACCGGCGGGAGGCGGTACACGGAGACGTGGCTGCGGCTCTCGGCGGTGAACTCGCCGCCGGTCCAGTCCGCGTGCCGGCTCTCCAGCTCGAAACCGGCCAGCTGGCCCATCAGGTCCAGCTCGGCCGGCCAGACGTAGCGGTGCGGGGTGCGGAAGAGCGTGGCCTGTCGGCTGTCGTCGAACCGGAAGTGGTGCGAGACGATCAGTTGCGCCAGCGGGTCGTAGGTGTCCAGGCCGACGTAGCCCGGCTCGACCTGCCAGACGGTGGCCTGCTGCCCCGGTGGGAGCTTGCGCAGCTCGGGCACCCAGAGTTCGATGACGAACCGGCCACCGGGGGCCAGGTGCCGGGCGGCGTTACGGAAGCAGGCCACCTGCTCGGCCTGGGTGAGTAGGTTCGCGATGGTGTTGAACACCAGGTAGACCAGTGAGTACTCCCCAGGGGCGGTGGCGGTGGCCATGTCCCCCACCACCACCGGGATCCCCGACTCGTCCACCTTGTCGCGGAGCCGCGCGACCATCGGCTCGGAGAGCTCGATCCCGGCGACCGGCACGCCCCGCTCGGCCAGCGGCACCGCCACCCGGCCGGTGCCGATCGCGAACTCCAGCGCCCGACCACCGGCGGCAAGCTCCGCGAGGCGGTCGACGGTGGGCCCGATGACCTCCGGGGCGAACATGCCGGTCCCCGGCGTGTCGTAGTCCCGGGCGGTCTCGGCGTCCCAGATCTCGTCCTGTCGCATGGGCCCCACGATTCCGCCGCGGCGGCGCGACGTCCACCGATATACGGGTTACTTCTTCGCCGGCGCGTCACCGTTGTCGTTGAACCGGAAGCCGGCCGCCGGGGTCGGCGTCGCCCAACTCCTCCAGGATCAGCCCGGACCGGGCGGAGTGCTGGAGGAAGGCGGAGCTGTTGCTGATCTGGAAGGCCCCCTCGCCATCGGCGGCAGCGGTGATGGTGAACCGCTGCGTGGCATCGCCCTCGGCGCAGGTCGCCGAGCCGACGTACAACGACCTGCCGCCGCCGGGGTTGCGCACCTGCCAGCAGACCGGCTCGCCGGTGCCGGGACAACAGTTTCGGGGTGGCGCTCGGGGCGGCCGGCGACACGGATCCCACCCGGAGAATCTGCTACCGGACGGACCGACGGGGCCGGGGTGGGCCGGCACCGCCGGAGAACCGCCCGTCGGGGCGGCTCAGAGCGCGACGACCGCGGCCGTCTCCGGCGGCAACTCCAGCCCGTCGCGCATCACCGTGACACCGGTTCCGGTGGCCAGCAGGACGCCGCGCACCACGCCGGGGGTGCTGATCCGCTGCGCTCGGTCGGCGAGGTTCGCCGCCACCAGGGTCCGGCCCCGACGGACCAGCAGGAACCGGTCGCCGTGGCGGACCTCGACGGTGTCCAGCCGGGGGTCGGAAAGGTCGGCCCGGCTCTTGCGCAGCGCGATCAGCCGCCGGTGGAAGTCGTACATCTCGCGGTGTTCGGGTTTGTCCAGCTCGGCCCAGTCCAGCCGGGACCGCAGGAAGGTCTGCCGGTCCTGCGGGTCGGGCACGTCCGGGCCCGACCAGCCGTGCGCGGCGAACTCCCGCCGCCGACCGGCGGCCACGGCGGTGGCCAGTTCCGGCTCCGGGTGGCTGGTGAAGTACTGCCACGGGGTGCTGGCGGCCCACTCCTCACCCATGAACAGCATCGGGGTGAACGGCGCGGTGAACAGCAGGGTCGCACCGACCCGCAGCAGCGCCGGGGAGAGGGTCGCGGAGATCCGGTCCCCGGTGGCCCGGTTGCCGATCTGGTCGTGGTTCTGCAGGTACGCCACCAGCCGGTGACCGGGGGTACGCTGCCGGTCCACCGGCCGACCGTGGTGGCGGTTGCGGAAGCTCGACCAGCCGCCGGCGTGGTAGAAACCGCCGGTCAGCACCTCGGCGAGGCACTCCAGGGAGCCGAAGTCAGCGTAGTAGCCCTGCCGCTCGCCGGTGAGCAGGGTGTGCAGCGCGTGGTGGGCGTCGTCGTTCCACTGGGCGTGCAGTCCGAAGCCGCCGGCCTCCCGGGGGGTGATCAGCCGGGGGTCGTTGAGGTCGGACTCGGCGATCAGCGACAACGGTCGGCCCAGGTGGGTGGCGAGGGTCTCCACCTCGACGGCCAGCTCCTCCAACAGCGGGACGGCCCGGGTGTCGGGCATCGCGTGCACCGCGTCCAGGCGCAGCCCGTCGACGTGGTAGTCCCGCAGCCACATCGTCACGCTGTCGACGACGTAGCGGCGCACCTCGTCGGAGTGCGGGCCGTCGAGGTTGACCGTCCGCCCCCAGGGGGTGTCCTGCGCGCTGAGGTACGGCGCGAACATCGGCGCGTAGGCCCCGGAGGGCCCGAAATGGTTGTAGACGACGTCGAGGATCACCCCCAGTCCCTTGCGGTGGCAGGCGTCGACGAAGCGTTTCAGCCCGTCCGGGCCGCCGTACGGCTCGTGCGGGGTGTACCAGCAGGCCCCGTCGTAGCCCCAGTTGTGCTCGCCGTTGAAGGCGTTGACCGGCAGCAGCTCGACCAGGTCCACCCCAAGGTCGACCAGGTGGTCGAGACGGTCGACGGCAGCGTCGAAGGTGCCCTCCGGGGTGAAGGTGCCCACGTGCAGCTCGTACAGCACGCTGCCGGGCAGCTGCCGGCCGGTCCAGGACCGGTCGGTCCAGCTGAACGCGGCGTGGTCGTAGCGGCGGCTCGGGCCGTGCACCCCGGCCGGCTGCCAGGCCGAACGGGGATCGGGCAGCTCCTGGTCGGAGTCGTCGAGCAGGAACACGTAGTCGGTGCCCGGCCCGGCCTGCGGCACCCGCGCGTGCCACCAGCCGGAGTCCGCCCGGGTCATCCGGTGGTCCTCACCCGCGCCGGTCAGCCGCAGTCGCACCCGGGCGGCCGCCGGCGCCCACACCCTGAACTCGGTCACGAAGCAGCCTCCACGGAGTCGCTGGGCACCAGCAGTGCGACGGGGAAGGTGGTGAGCAGATCGGTGAGTGACACCTGCGGGTCACTGTAGACCCGTCCGGTGAACAGCTCCGTCATCTCGTGAACGGGAAGCGTCAGGGATGTGTCGCCCCAGCCGCCGGCCCGGGCCAGACCCAGCGGCAACCGGGTGGCCACCGCCACCGCGCCACCGGTGTCGAAGGCGACCGCGTGCGCCGTCGCCCGGCCGGTCGCCGGCACCGGCCGGTAGCCACCGAACAGCTCCGGGTGGTCCCGCCGCAGCCGCAGCGTCCGGGAGACCACCAGCAGCTTCGCCGCGCCCTCGGCGTCGACCGCGGGCCGCCAGCCGCCGTCGAGACGGGCCAGCAACTCCCGGCGTACGGCGAAGTCGACCGGCCGGCGGTTGTCCGGGTCGACCAGGGAGTTGTCCCACAGCTCGGTGCCCTGGTACGTGTCGGGCACCCCGGGCATGGCCAGCTGCACCAGCTTCTGGCCCAGCGAGTTCGACCAGCCGGCCGGGGTGATCTCGGTGGCGAAGGCGGTCAGCTCGGCGTGCAGCGTCGGATCGTCGTACATCCGGTCCACCAGGGCGTGCATGGCGTCCTCGAAGCCGGCGTCGGGCTCGGCCCAGCTGGTGGCCACCGACGCCTCCCGGGCGGCCTTCTCGGCGTAGGCGTGCAGCCGGTCGCGCTCGATCGGCCAGGCGCCGACGGCGGTCTGCCAGAGCAGGTGCGCGAAGGCCGGGTCGGGCAGCGGCGCGGCGGCCGTCCAGGCCTCGACCCGCTCCGCCCAGCGCCCCGGCAGCTCGGACAGGACGGCCAACCGGGCCCGGACGTCCTCGCCGCGCTTGGTGTCGTGGGTGGCCAACGTGGTCATGCTGGCCGGCCAACGGGCCTGCCGGGCGGCGACAAAACGGTGGAACTCCGCCGGGGCCACCCCGAAGTGGGCGGGGGTGCCCCCCACCTCGTTGAGCGCGACGAACCGGCTCCACCGGTAGTAGGCGGTGTCCTCCACACCCTTGGCCATCACCGCCCCGGTCAGCTGCGGGAAGCGCCTGGCGAGTTCGTCGCCCGGTTCGCGCAGCCGGCGGGTGACCGCGTCCAGCGCACCGGCCAGGTCGGGCCGGCGGCGACCGGCCTCGGCGCGGGCCGCCGCCAGGTGCCGGGCGCCCTGCGGCGGGTAGCCCCGGTAGACCGGGAAGCAGGCGGCCAGCTCGGCCAGGGCCGCCCGGGCCACCTCCGGCGCCAGCTCGGGAAGCAGCGCGGCCAGCCGGGTCAGCTCGGTGGCCAGCAGCCGGGTGGCCGCCTCCCACTTGGTGTCGTGGGTGAGGTCCTGCCAGGAGGTGTGCCGGCCGGTGAGACGGGTGTCCAGCGCGGTGAAGTGCCCCTCGGCGCTACCGTCGACGAAGAGACCGCAGACCGGGGCGAGGGCGTCGTAGCCGGTGGTGCCGTCGATCGGCCAGTCCGGCAGCTCCTCGCCGTACTCCAGGATCTTCTCCACGATCAGCCAGGCGTCGCCGGCGGCCTCGCGCAACCGGGCCAGGTAACCGGCCGGGTCTCGCAGCCCGTCGGGGTGGTCGACCCGGATCCCGTCGACCTCACCGGCGGCCACCCACCGCAGCACCTCGGCGTGGGTGGCGGCGAAGACCTCCGGGTCCTCCACCCGCAGTCCGGCCAGGTCGCTGACGGCGAAGAACCGCCGGTAGGTCAGGTCGGTGTCGCCCCGCCGCCAGGAGACCAGCTCGTAGTGCTGCCGGTCGTGGACCTCGGCGGGGGTGCCCTCGCCGGTGCCGTCGGCGATCGGGAACCGGTGCTCGTGGTAGCGCAGCTCCCCGTCGACCAGCTTCAGGTCGTCGGGCGCCGCCGGGTCGTCGGCCAGCACCGGCAGCAGCAGCCGG
Above is a window of Micromonospora yangpuensis DNA encoding:
- the treY gene encoding malto-oligosyltrehalose synthase, with translation MTHDDRPAPGRVGATYRVQVRPGFDLDTTAGLVDYLADLGVTHLYSAPLLTATPGSAHGYDVVDHRAVNPELGGEAARVRLVRALRAAGLGLVVDIVPNHVGVARPAANPAWWDVLRRGRSSAYAPWFDIDWARGRLLLPVLADDPAAPDDLKLVDGELRYHEHRFPIADGTGEGTPAEVHDRQHYELVSWRRGDTDLTYRRFFAVSDLAGLRVEDPEVFAATHAEVLRWVAAGEVDGIRVDHPDGLRDPAGYLARLREAAGDAWLIVEKILEYGEELPDWPIDGTTGYDALAPVCGLFVDGSAEGHFTALDTRLTGRHTSWQDLTHDTKWEAATRLLATELTRLAALLPELAPEVARAALAELAACFPVYRGYPPQGARHLAAARAEAGRRRPDLAGALDAVTRRLREPGDELARRFPQLTGAVMAKGVEDTAYYRWSRFVALNEVGGTPAHFGVAPAEFHRFVAARQARWPASMTTLATHDTKRGEDVRARLAVLSELPGRWAERVEAWTAAAPLPDPAFAHLLWQTAVGAWPIERDRLHAYAEKAAREASVATSWAEPDAGFEDAMHALVDRMYDDPTLHAELTAFATEITPAGWSNSLGQKLVQLAMPGVPDTYQGTELWDNSLVDPDNRRPVDFAVRRELLARLDGGWRPAVDAEGAAKLLVVSRTLRLRRDHPELFGGYRPVPATGRATAHAVAFDTGGAVAVATRLPLGLARAGGWGDTSLTLPVHEMTELFTGRVYSDPQVSLTDLLTTFPVALLVPSDSVEAAS
- a CDS encoding glutamate--cysteine ligase, which produces MGEEVGIRTFSREDRARYRDKVRRCLDVFAEMLRESRFDTDRPMTGVEIELNLVDGDSLPAMRNADVLAAIADPSFQTELGQFNVEINVEPRRLVGTGTAEFEEHVRASLNAAEIKARTVGAHMVMIGILPTLRPEHLTAETLSANPRYRLLNEQIFAARGEDLRIAINGVERLSVTADTITPEAACTSTQFHLQVSPDQFADYWNAAQVVAGIQVALGANSPLFFGRELWRETRIPLFQQATDTRAEEIKAQGVRPRVWFGERWITSVFDLFEENVRYFPALLPVCDPEDPAAALASGDVPKLAELRLHNGTVYRWNRPVYDVLRGRPHLRVENRVLPAGPTVVDTIANGAFYFGLVRALAEADRPLWSQMSFSAAEENFLSGARHGIDAHVYWPGLGYLPVTELVLRRLLPLAHHGLDRWGLDPTERDRLLGIIEQRCLTGRNGASWQVATLHRLESADHLDRPSALREVVHHYVDLMHTNQPVHQWPIP
- a CDS encoding class I SAM-dependent methyltransferase, translating into MRQDEIWDAETARDYDTPGTGMFAPEVIGPTVDRLAELAAGGRALEFAIGTGRVAVPLAERGVPVAGIELSEPMVARLRDKVDESGIPVVVGDMATATAPGEYSLVYLVFNTIANLLTQAEQVACFRNAARHLAPGGRFVIELWVPELRKLPPGQQATVWQVEPGYVGLDTYDPLAQLIVSHHFRFDDSRQATLFRTPHRYVWPAELDLMGQLAGFELESRHADWTGGEFTAESRSHVSVYRLPPVA
- the treZ gene encoding malto-oligosyltrehalose trehalohydrolase, encoding MTEFRVWAPAAARVRLRLTGAGEDHRMTRADSGWWHARVPQAGPGTDYVFLLDDSDQELPDPRSAWQPAGVHGPSRRYDHAAFSWTDRSWTGRQLPGSVLYELHVGTFTPEGTFDAAVDRLDHLVDLGVDLVELLPVNAFNGEHNWGYDGACWYTPHEPYGGPDGLKRFVDACHRKGLGVILDVVYNHFGPSGAYAPMFAPYLSAQDTPWGRTVNLDGPHSDEVRRYVVDSVTMWLRDYHVDGLRLDAVHAMPDTRAVPLLEELAVEVETLATHLGRPLSLIAESDLNDPRLITPREAGGFGLHAQWNDDAHHALHTLLTGERQGYYADFGSLECLAEVLTGGFYHAGGWSSFRNRHHGRPVDRQRTPGHRLVAYLQNHDQIGNRATGDRISATLSPALLRVGATLLFTAPFTPMLFMGEEWAASTPWQYFTSHPEPELATAVAAGRRREFAAHGWSGPDVPDPQDRQTFLRSRLDWAELDKPEHREMYDFHRRLIALRKSRADLSDPRLDTVEVRHGDRFLLVRRGRTLVAANLADRAQRISTPGVVRGVLLATGTGVTVMRDGLELPPETAAVVAL
- a CDS encoding SUKH-4 family immunity protein — encoded protein: MATDTAAINSALTRLRVAGDTLPYPGAWLAEPRSEPSGVVLAEDEGLSRLVLDPVTGTVSLVDDDGADLVNSSLAALVACAEAFLAAQSSAGAIDDDEADEELAALGEQLTEQFREIDPPAVAHENTLWSVAAEELGYGLG